Genomic window (Vigna radiata var. radiata cultivar VC1973A chromosome 1, Vradiata_ver6, whole genome shotgun sequence):
CTGGAATAATCTACTACCACTTATGATAATTGATCATCAATAGCAATTGCGAATAAACTCTTTAATTTTCTGacctaattttcaaaataatagtctatatatattttatttaaacctAACTTCAAAATTAGTTTTCACTCGGAGGTTTAAGAGTTGTGTGTTAAAGAAACTCTCACTATTTgtgaaaatgagttttgaaaaacCTAGTATGGATAAAGTGAAAACTTTCACTGAGTGTGTTTAAGTGATTGAGTGTTATTGTTGTTGCTAAGAAaattgttcatcctttgtgtaTCAAAGGATATATTGTTCATCTTTTGTGTGTCAAATGATGTGTTGttcatttttttgtgttttcatGAGATACTTTCTAACCTTAACTCAATTCTTAGTTAATcttttattagaaatattaataatttgaacatagaacttttttatttgaaccaatataaaactACTTATGTAATTATCTTTTTTCCTACACtctttatcttattattattatttataaaaaattaattttagttataaaatcaatttatcatAGCGGAAATTTGTAAAAAGGACAACTTTTATTAAGTAAATTAATTCATCATCTCTTGTTTTTTTATCCACATACGAGCATTCTATTGTATGattctaacaaaataaattgtaaataaacTTTGTATAAATGATCGAAatacaacttttaaaataataagcatTTGTTTACATATTTTCATAACTCTTGGTTGAATATAATGTctgaattttcatatttaattatgtaatatcTCAAgtgatgattattttatttatccaaAAATAGTACTTCTTAGCTTGTGAAATGTGTGACACATTAGTAGTagttaattaaagttaattaaagtaaaaggaAGTAGAGAGTGTTcaagatttatttatatttattgtatgaaTACAAGATTTCTTCTAATTCATATCATTAtcttgaattatatatatatttttttcatggcTTCCATACGATTAAAGTAATGTTTTATCGAATGATCTTTTCATCTAAAGGTTATTCCTTAAAAGCTTGAGTGGGAAGATGTCACACCCAAGCAAGTCAAGTTCAGGGTTTGTATTATATCCTCGACAATGCTTTTAtggaaatttattttcataagaCCATAATAAAGTTTTCATTGCTACTACAATACTCATTGAAACAAGTATCAATTCAAGATATGAAGGGAGTAACATTATGCATACAATTAAGTACTAGGGAGTGTGAGTTTTTGAAGTGACTAAGTATTTGACGAAATTCCTATATtgttatgttttctttatttccGTAAATTACAGTTTCATTTGGATACCCAATACTCTTTTTTGAGCAAAGGGCACACTAACTAAACTTAACATAATCGTTTTCTATCATCCACTTGATGCTCCAGGAGTTAGAGTCACACTTGTATGCCCAATAAGCACTTCCAAATTTGGCAGCAGAGTATACATCCAACTGGGTTTGCATAAATTTTTGCTGACTTTCCTTTGATGCTCCCTGAACTTTCCAATCACCACTCCACTCTCCTGCAGATTCCACCAACATGTTATCATATGCTATATAGTTTTCTTAGGACACAAGGTTTTAAAAGAAATCAAGAATATGATAAAGCATTTCTTGCCTACAAAAATGAGGGGTCCATCAGATGTGGTGAGAGAACTAAGATCCGAAGCTCTTTGTTTTCTGATATAGTCGATGTTCTGCTGCACATTCATATTGGAGAACCTATCCGAAAAGAGATTGTAGTAGTGCACGTCAATGGCCACTTTACTGAAAGCTCCAGCAAAGGACAAAAGCACTTTTGATTCTCTATCCAGAGGGTTAGACATTATCACATAGGCACTCGACGTGTGTTTTCGAACCGTGTCATAACCTGCTTGATAATACCTTTTAAGGCTTTCCAAATTTACACCTTGAGGCTCATTCATTAGCTCAATTGCTACCAGACCTGATCTGTTTGCATATCTGAAACCCAATCCACACAAATAGTTTATATTACATTGTAtgatgtatttataaatataaggcTCAGGATGGTGatgtattttagaaaattatcaAAAGGGTCGTTAACTAAAGATTAAAAGTAATACCTTTCGGCTAGGAAGTCTATTGCTGCCACAGTTTCAGATATGTATGAATCACCCCATTCTAGATATCCATCTCTTGAGGCACTGTGAGGTTTTCCGTTCTGTGAGCCTGGAGCAGCATGCAGGTCCACAATTACCTTAATTCCATACTTTCTGCAATCACATTGAAGAGTGACATTTAATGAGACAAAGTGGTTTTTCCAATTTTACATGGTAACGAAATTGACAGGGCACTATCCCTTAAATGGTCTTACTCTGCCCATGTGAAGGCATTGTCTAACATTTCCAAGGATCCCCCAACAAATGGCTTTGGTGGTGTTGGGTCTTGAGCTATCCACCACCCCACGGGAATTCTGACACCATTTAAGCCATTTTCTGACATGAACTTGAAATCATCTTCGGTGATATACGTCTTCCAGTGATCCTGCATGTGCATGCCCCGCATAGCTTTAtcatttgataaattaaattttgatctaaaATTCTCTTTAAAGCTGATGTTTACCTGCATGATTTTGGGAGCTTTGTCTGGACCATAACCATTTGTAATTTGGTATTCCCCTCTTAGAATGCTTCCTGTCAAAACATTCATCTTGAAAACCGAAGGGTCATTATCATCCCAACTGGATCCTTGGTAATCTGCAAGTACCACAGTCTCTGATATGGCCTGATAAACAATATCAAGAGCATAGAAACAGTAACACCAATAAGCCACAAAATCTATATTTAAGAGTTAGCTAAACAGTAACACCAATAAGACCAAAGTACCTGTAAAAACAGACCGTTCGGTGCTCTGATACGAACCCTGTTTGGTTCATCATCATTCCTCACAATCTCAAACGTTTCCCTGTCACTCGGTGAATCAGAATCAGCCACTAAACTGTTTCCTTCTTCTTGATTTGTCANTCTCACAAATTGCTTACTGGAAACTCTAAAATTGAAGGCCGTTTCATTGACTCTCCACAACTGCGTTGTCGATggttacaaaagaaaaaaggtcAGTAATGAAATGCATAAAACTCTGGAAAGTGTATTTctatatgtatgtatgaataGAGGAACCAACCCTGAAGGTTTCCCAGCCATTAGCTCTGGTGCGGTTGGCAACAACAATACTTCCTCCACCATTTTCTGCACAGAGATATTTCTGTAACTTGGTGGACATTAACTGCACTTGAGTTCCATCCTGCACTTGACACAATTTTCTATGATAGAAacgataaaagaaaaaagagggcATTGCCAAAAGATCAAAATTCTGATAAACACCAACATACCAAAAGATCTTTATTGGGTATTCCATCAAAGAGAGAAGGTTTCATCCACCCCTCAATAACAAGCCAATTTCCAAGATTCACAGCTTTGAGTGGCAAATTGAAATTTTCAGTCTGAGCAAGAGCATAGTAACACGAGAGATAGAAAGCTAGCACAAGGTTCGCATACAATAATCGGTTGCTCATCTTACTACACTTTTTGTGAGTACTACGCAAGAGGATGGTGTGTGTAACATATATAGAGTTCAaagtctataaatattttaacttagaTGTTGTGTTTGCCCATCACCATATATCATTTTCTGTCTCCATCTAAAAATTTGCAAAAAAAGCATATAGAAAAAGGTTCGATCATATGCCTTTAAATATCAATATGAGTAGTATGTTTCACGCATATACAAGTAGGTGGAGAATATCATCTCAATTTCATTTATGCATTTAGTAGATcacctttttattatttctttatttaaaaaatgacactttaacaaaaaatgttttttatatttataatttcccTCTCAGCTTTTATTTCTTCTTGTTGAAGCATCCTTTTTCTGTTGTTCACACAGCACTTTCgcataaatagtttttaaaatataatgctgtatgttatttattttctttattatgtttatatttgtcTCTATGAGAATATGAGTAAACTTGGAATCCATGAACACTGACACCAACCAAGTGTACTCTGTCTCTCTTCTTTGATCCAAAATATGACAAGTTTTTCTTCCTTCCGTGTTAAACCAAACATTCAAACAAAGGGACCTCTCTCCTTTGCTACCATATGTTAAAATTAttgagaaatatttataaaattttcttacgTTTGATTCgttcatttcttcttttttcttgttaacTTTGGTTTGtacttgttataaaaaataatccaaattcCTACGCCACAGAAGAAGCAGCCAAAAATGTTTGTTGAAAAGTTGAATAATTATTGGTGCATGAAAAGAGTATAATGTTTGGCTTAGAACTTGCAATCCCTATAGAGTAGAGTAGAGGCATTGATTCTACAGTGGCTCTCAACATCTATACTTTATCTTTCTCACATTTCTAAGTGATGCTTCATATAAGTAATGTTGGTTCAATCATACCAAAAATTATTGAAACATACACACACCCTCTataaatttatactattttttggCCAATAAGTTCTTAGTTAACATCACACCTTGCTCATTCTCTTTAAGTAACTTCAGTTAAAAccctagtattttttttttaacaattttaaaataatattgattttaaacaaaatttgttgAACCATAGTAGAagatgtattatatatatatatatatatatatatatatatatatatatattgaaatagtgtaattatttaattgtatatGAATCACATTTTATTAGAGGAaaaattgagaataaaatactaagtaaattttaattctcttctaaattttgatatttttaattattttctataaaaaagaattgttttattgaatattcaaaatatttatatttgttaatgttgtttaacttttttgttaactgggtaacttaattattattttactttattatcttaggtttaaaccttttttggtccttaagttatgagcggatgttcagtttagtccttgtttttaaaaatgtaaacctttgtttactaagttataaaaaatgtatcaaatgagtccttttttgatgttcatggtcaaagtacaaagagcaatctaaagtgctcttattattaagaaacaaatcacaACAATTTAAAGATGTAGccgttgttaagaaacaaccgaAAACagttgatgttcatggtcaaagtacaaagagcaatctaaagtgctcttattattaagaaacaaatcagagcaatttaaagatgtagcagttgttaagaaacaaccNaaaacagtatttcaagtcaaaaaaggactcatttgatacattttttataacttagggaccaaagatttacatttttaaaaacggagactaaactgaatatcagCTTATatcaaaaagaggtttaaaccattaTCTTACTTAGTTGTTTCAAAGTATGAAGAGATATGAGATTTTGTGGTTaagataaaatgatattatgattaacgtaaaacaataaatatctttattttttttctttgattaaaaataagttgGATAAAAAGGAAATATAGCGAGAATTCATAATCACAATAATGATGATGTGAAAACCATCAATAACAATTGAACTTGTCCCAATTTTAATGTCTTCACATTGATTATATAAAGGCaatactaaatttttaaattaagtatagGGACCAAGGTGAGTACTTAGTTCCTTTACTCATTTGAAtatctttcttgtttttatttctatctttgtttattaaaacacctttaatttattagataatataaaaatcttatatgaatttttctttgatccttaattttcttatttgtttataagatatatttttactttttttctacaATTATTTGACATCTATTTACTTactcttatttaatatttataattataattttttactttatattagagaaaagaaaatatgcataattttttcattgaatacttatatcatgttttcttttttgtaatttttattttaataaaaagtcattaatatttgaaacagtAAAGGGTCTAGTATGGGTATTACCACTTCtcttataaagaataaaacaaaaattttatagttattaaatATGAGGTTgagaataaatttttacttttgtatatGATGATGAGATAGTCAAAGTTGTATTCATCCCCTCTTCATTGTCAGTTTTAATCACTGAAATCATGACCACCTTCATACTTACACCAATGGTGATAATAATGACAATCTTTTTATCGTAGCAGTTGAATGTGGTTGAAAATATTGCTTTGGaatgaattaaaagaagaaatagtTAGGCGCGGATAAGTACCACTCACTTACCAAATACTCATAATTTTCAATCTCTTTCACCGACAATCTACGTCATACAAGGCTGTTAAAAGGTTACCAAAGAGTCAACAAAACCTGATGTAGTATTTCAACAAATCAAACTTACTAATAATTTTGTGTTCATCACGTCATGTCCTTGtaaaagatttattattaaaaattctaactaaaaatatatatttttttaatatttaataaattgaacaaattttaatcattgtttacatatttttttcttcctttttttattgtccgattttttttttttacaaattttaatcatattcGTTTAAGATTTACAAGGTTTAATTTAGGGTTGATTACACAGACTGCACCTTCATTTTTTTGCACCTTCAAGTATCACCGAGACTTTCAAGCACTACTAAGACCGAACTCCAGCACCGTTGGAACAATTCCTTCCACCACCACTTGTAACCTCTCACTCACCACACTCTTACACCACAAtcaaaaaaagagaagagaaagaattcaaacgttaaagaaaaagaacataatGAAACAGAAACGAGAACgaagaagaagaggttgtgtgCCCATGAATGTGTAGGAAATTGGAGTGggtagaaataaaaaaatattaatcctaaaataaaattttactcagataaaaaaaaagataaattagaaATAGAGAGGTGGAAGAAAGGATAAAAGAGGAATGGGGAGCAaacacccccccccccccccccaaaaaaaaaagtagtatgTGGTCACACATTTGAAGTGAATGGGCCAACCAGAGAAAAAAGAcccaaaaatgaaaaacacaaggTCGAGCATAACAAAGcctagagccgtcaaaatgggttacaacccgcgagccaataCTGCTCACTACAGGTTCAGGCtggattgggtttgaaaaaattgaatttatttttatgcggtcagatttcaacccggctcatttaaaccctgCTCAtacgggttgaacccgtggtgggccgggttggcccgccaactggtttacctaattttattttttttaatttattattttatttatgaaatcctaaaaaataaaatactctcttcactcactgtgtatacaaaaaaagtaacctctgctctcacaaatcactctcacggaacttgTTCTCATTTACGGtgctgtcactctcacttcttcattgaaattcttcaaggagcaggttttttgtatgttttttgtgtttgtttttggatgacatttggattatactgtacttattattattttgaattgtcttcagtttaacatcatttttttggagtgaaatttgtttaaatttgaatatagaaagtttgtaatttttttatttaaaaaaattctaattaaatgggctagtgagtcaacccgtttatcCACCAATCCGAGGTGGGTTGAGCCgagttcagatttttctggctcgctaatgaatgagtcgggttgggttggctcactaagtgaccaacctgtggtggacCAGGCCGAATCGAATCGGATTACCCGAATTGACAACTCTAACAAAGCCAAGCCTAAGCCTAAATAACACAAGAGATCACATGATTGCATTTCGAAACCAATGACCTGcgtaaaacattaaaacattaataGCTTCTTAGTATTTGATGTCAAAATGAGTTTAAACATGTGAACTATATAtttgaatagtttttttttcttttttttttcttttttatcagtaatatatatatatatatatatatatattaaataaagaaaattagatTTCCACAA
Coding sequences:
- the LOC106769026 gene encoding glucan 1,3-beta-glucosidase A, coding for MSNRLLYANLVLAFYLSCYYALAQTENFNLPLKAVNLGNWLVIEGWMKPSLFDGIPNKDLLDGTQVQLMSTKLQKYLCAENGGGSIVVANRTRANGWETFRLWRVNETAFNFRVSSKQFVRXTNQEEGNSLVADSDSPSDRETFEIVRNDDEPNRVRIRAPNGLFLQAISETVVLADYQGSSWDDNDPSVFKMNVLTGSILRGEYQITNGYGPDKAPKIMQDHWKTYITEDDFKFMSENGLNGVRIPVGWWIAQDPTPPKPFVGGSLEMLDNAFTWAEKYGIKVIVDLHAAPGSQNGKPHSASRDGYLEWGDSYISETVAAIDFLAERYANRSGLVAIELMNEPQGVNLESLKRYYQAGYDTVRKHTSSAYVIMSNPLDRESKVLLSFAGAFSKVAIDVHYYNLFSDRFSNMNVQQNIDYIRKQRASDLSSLTTSDGPLIFVGEWSGDWKVQGASKESQQKFMQTQLDVYSAAKFGSAYWAYKCDSNSWSIKWMIENDYVKFS